One window of the Paraburkholderia sp. PGU19 genome contains the following:
- a CDS encoding glycosyltransferase, which produces MLNLILSFVSCFLITWLIVRYGSQVCRLSLDWDIHSVQKNHSRPIPRIGGLAIVLATGITCMIGAVFGGNPRAETMLLLSASALPFASGLLEDLTKRISPRARLLSALAGALAGTWLLNAVIIRVDLPLIDKALLFSPFAVAFTCIFVAGLSNAVNIIDGMNGLSSGASILIFASIGYVAHDAGDWFVMSVALTMIGAILGFVVWNYPIASVFIGDGGAYFVGFVMAELLVSLVVRHPDVCAWYAASVAVYPLFETVFSIYRRRFLKGCAVSQPDDLHLHTLIYKRVTRHSWIAANSRERANARTSVYLWLLSMISITPATFFYKSPAVLFLAMSGFIAAYLLLYRRIVLFKTPRWIFPHQKHPVESSTAGETHNR; this is translated from the coding sequence ATGCTCAACCTAATCTTAAGTTTTGTGAGTTGTTTCCTGATCACCTGGTTGATTGTTCGATACGGCTCGCAAGTCTGTCGCCTTTCTCTGGACTGGGATATTCATTCTGTTCAAAAGAATCATTCACGGCCCATCCCGCGCATAGGCGGACTGGCAATCGTTCTCGCAACAGGTATCACTTGCATGATTGGTGCAGTCTTCGGGGGCAACCCCAGGGCGGAAACAATGCTGCTGTTGTCGGCCAGCGCGCTTCCGTTTGCCAGCGGTCTGCTTGAGGATCTGACCAAGCGCATTTCGCCCCGCGCGAGACTACTCAGTGCTCTCGCGGGTGCCCTTGCCGGTACGTGGTTGCTAAATGCAGTGATCATCAGAGTTGATCTTCCGCTGATCGATAAAGCGCTGCTTTTCTCGCCGTTCGCCGTGGCGTTCACGTGCATATTCGTCGCTGGCCTCTCAAACGCTGTGAACATCATTGATGGAATGAACGGCCTGTCGTCTGGTGCTTCGATTCTGATATTCGCATCAATCGGTTACGTTGCGCACGACGCGGGCGACTGGTTTGTGATGAGCGTTGCTCTGACGATGATCGGCGCAATCCTGGGTTTTGTCGTATGGAACTACCCGATCGCATCGGTATTCATTGGGGACGGCGGGGCCTACTTCGTCGGCTTTGTGATGGCCGAACTGCTGGTCTCGCTCGTGGTGAGGCATCCAGACGTGTGTGCCTGGTATGCCGCTAGCGTCGCTGTTTATCCGCTCTTCGAAACCGTATTCTCCATTTATCGACGCCGGTTTCTCAAAGGCTGCGCTGTATCGCAACCAGATGATTTGCATCTGCATACCCTCATCTATAAGCGCGTTACGCGGCACAGCTGGATCGCTGCAAATTCCCGCGAGCGCGCCAACGCACGCACTTCTGTTTATCTGTGGCTGCTGTCGATGATTTCGATCACCCCCGCGACTTTCTTCTACAAGAGCCCGGCGGTACTTTTTCTCGCGATGAGCGGTTTCATCGCCGCCTACCTTCTCTTGTACCGCCGTATTGTCCTGTTCAAGACTCCTCGCTGGATCTTCCCTCATCAGAAGCATCCGGTCGAATCTTCTACAGCTGGAGAAACGCACAATCGCTAG